Below is a genomic region from Granulicella sibirica.
CAGAGCTATCGGGAGGCATTCTTGTATCACGCGACTCTCCGTAACAGACGCCGACAGGGCATTCTCGCATCCACACTCGCCCTGTCGGCCATCGGCCTTCACGCCCAGGCCCCGCCACCTGCCCCCACCGACTTCGTCATCAGGAACGCCACCGTGATGACAGCCACCCACGGCACCATAGACCACGGCAGCGTATGGGTTCACGCCGGTAAGATCGCCGGAGTCGGCCCCACCGTTAACGCTCCATCGAGCGCAGTCGTCATCGACGCCTCCGGCAAGTACCTCACCCCCGGCATCATCGACCCACACTCTCACTCAGCCCTAGGCAACGACATCAACGAGGCTACAAGCCCCGTTACGCCCTCGATGATGATGATCGATGCCTTCGATAACTCCGACGGAGCGCTCTACCAGGCCCTCGCCGGAGGCGTCACCACCGAACTGCTCCTCCACGGCTCGGCGAACATGATCGGCGGCCAGGCCGTCGTCATCAAGAACAAGTTCGGTCTCTCCCGCGAGGCCATGCTCTTCCCCAATGCCCCGCGCTCCATCAAGTTCGCCAGCGGCGAAAATCCCAAGCGCGTCTACGGCGGCCGCGACCAACTCCCGTCCACCCGCATGGGCAACTTCGAGATCATGCGCCAGTCCTTCGAGGACGCCAAGAACTACATCGCCACCCAGGACGCCTACCAGGCCAAGGTCGTCAAGGGAGACAAGGACGCAGTAGCTCCCAAGCGCGATCTTAAGCTCGAAGCCCTCGCCGACATCCTCCGGGGCAAACTCCTCGTCCAGATCCACTGCTACCGCGCCGACGAATTCCTCACCGAGGAAGCCATCGCCAGGCAGTACGGCTACAAGATCCGCGCCTTCCACCACGCCCTCGAGATGTACAAGGTAGGCGACCAGATCGCCCCTACCGGCACCGCCATCGCCACCTTCGCCGACTGGTGGGGCTACAAGGACGAAGCGTGGGACGCCATCCCATGGAACGCCACCATGAGCATGCGCGAAGGCGTCCGCGTCGCCCTCAAGAGCGACTCCAACGACTACATCCGCCGCCTCAACCAGGAGGCCGGCAAGATGATTCACTACGGTGGAGCCACCGAGGACGAAGCCATCCGCATGGTCACCCTCAACCCCGCATGGATCATCGGCGTCGACGACAAGACAGGCTCCATCGACACCGGCAAGGATGCCGACCTCGTCATCTGGAATGTCGACCCGCTCTCCACCTACGCCCGCGCTGAAAAGGTCTACATCGACGGCGACCTCTTCTTCGACAGCAGCCTCCCCGGCTTCGGAACCACCCACTTCCACGGCGTCATGCACACCAGCGGCTTCTCCGGAAATGACGACGAGATTGGAGACGGCCAGTGAAAAACTTCAAGAACACAGCGCTGGCGCTCGCCGCCATCACCCTCACGGGCATCGTCACCGCCCAAACCCCGAAATTCACCGGCCCCAACCTCACCACCACCGATCCGCCAAAGATCATCGCCATCACCGGCGGCAAACTCCTGACCATCACCCACGGCACCATCGACAACGGCGTACTCATCCTCGAGAACGGCAGGATCACTGCCGTAGGCACCGCCGGGACCGCCATCCCCAAGGGTGCGCAAATCTTCGACGCCAAGGGTATGACTGTCTACCCTGGCCTCTTCGACGCCGAAACTCACCTCGGCCTCACCGAGGTCGAGTCCGACGAGAACAGTAACGACCTCGCCGAGACCAGCGACGAGATCATGCCTCAGATGCGTGTTGTAGACGCCTTCCACGCCGAAACCGTCCGCATTCCCGTCCAGCGTATCAACGGCGTCACAACTGCCATCGTCGCTCCCGCTTCCGAAGATACCATCGCCGGCCAGGACGCCCTCATCCAGCTCTACGGTCGCGACCGCAACGCCATGATCGTCACTCCCGACATTGCCCTCGCGATGAACTTCATCGGCGACGTCCGCCGCAAGGGCAGCGGCCGAGGCGCCTCCAAGTTCCCCTCCACCCGCATGGGGCTCGCCTCGCAGCTCCGCCAGACCTTCCTTGACGCGCAGAACTACATGGCCGAACAGGCCGCTGCCGCAAAGCCCGATCACAAGGGACCGCCACCTAAAGTCGACCTGAAGTTCGAGGCCTTAATCCCTTACTTGAAGGGCGAAAAGCCCGTCGTCCTCGCAGCCGACGAGAGCTACGAAGTCGAAGTCGCCATGAGCATCGCCCACGAATTCCATCTCAAGGTGATCCTCAACCACGTCACCCACGCCCAGGATCTCCTCGACACCATCGCGTCCTACAAGGTCTCAGTCATCGTCGGCTCCATCTACTCGGCCCCACGCCCCAACGAGCGCTACGACGCCGTCTACTCCCTGCCCGCCGAACTCCAGAAGCGCGGTGTCAAGATCGCCTTCTCCAGCCTCTCGGACGGTCCAACGTCAGACAGCCGGAACCTCCCATACGCAGCCGGATACGCCGTCGCCTACGGCCTACCTTACGACGAAGCAATGAAGGCCCTCACCCTCAACCCCGCCGAGATGTTCGGCGTAGCCGACAAGCAGGGCTCACTCGACACCGGCAAGGTAGCCAACGTCGTCATCGCCAACGGCGACCCGCTCGACGTCCGCACCTCCGTCCAGCAGGTCTTCATCGGCGGAGTTCCAATCCCGATGACCAGCCGCCAGACTCAACTCCGAGACCAGTACCTGCCCCTCTCGAAGACACCAACTCCGAAGTAAGAAGCACACCCAAACAAGAAGAGGCGCTCCCGAAGGAGCGCCTCTTTACTACGCGGCCGGTTAGCCTTACTTATGGTGCGCGGTGGTGTGGTGAACCGGCGCAGCAGCCTTTTTGGCCACGGGAGCGCCATCCGCCATCACGATCATGGCAGGCGTCTGAGTGTAAGAGTCATACGTGCCCGTCAGGTCAAGCTTCGCTCCAACCGTCGGAACCGTCTTGAGAGGCTCCTTCATGTTGAACGTGAAGTCCGCAACCTTACCTTGAACGGCATCATCTGAAACCGAAACCTTCAGGACACTGTCAGTAGCCTCAACGACAGTCGCCCCGGGAATCGTAACCGACTTGCCCTTGATGGTCGCGAACACTTTGTCCGCATCCTCAGGCGTGCCGTTCGTCAGGATGAATTCCTTGTCGCTGAGCGCAAGCGTCGCAAGGTCCGGAGTGCTCGTCACGGTCGAGTGCGCGATGTCGGAAGCCTTCGGAGCAGGAGTGATGGTGAAGTCTGCCGGAGGCATCAGGTTCGCCTTGGCAGCCGTGACCACCGCATCATACCCATCGGCGTTCCCGTGGTACTTCTTGTAGCAATAGGTGGCCGTAGGCTGGAGCTGAGCCTTGAAGGCATCCGGAGCATAAGCCGCAGCACGAGTAGCGAAGAACGTGCACTTCACGTAATCCGGCGGAGTCGAAGAGTAGTAAGCCTGACCGAGAAAGAACGTGTCCTGAAGCAGCGGACCAGGTGTCTGCGTATCAGCCACCGGAACAGCCTGCAGCTCGGACGTAAACGCCGCGATCGCCGCCGCCGCATCCTTTTTGTTCAGAGCAGCCGTGCCAATCGCGCTGTAGAAGATCGGGGTAGCTTTACCCTTGATCGCCGTAAAGTCTGCGTCGCTCATGTCCTTCGGCTTGGTCGCCTCGGCATCGATACCTTTCTGCGCGTAGCTCGCAGCCTGATCGAGCGCGGTCTGCTTCGCCGCAGGGTCAGTTAGCTGGTCAGCCTGCGAACGACGACCGTAAACCTCGAGCGTCAGCGCCCGCAGGTTAGTCGGATCGATCTGCAGCAGGCGATCTGCGGCGTCGATCGTCTTCGCCACGTCGAACGTGCTGTACGCGATCATCAACTGCCCGAGCACATCGGCCTTTACCGCGCTCTGCGGATACTGCGTCAGGTACGCTTCGAGCGCTGCCGCCTTCGCCTTCGGGTCCGTCTGCGTGACCGCGTTGTTATAGGCGGCGTATTCCGCTGGCGAGAGTTGAACAGAACCGCCCTGTGCTCCTGCGGCCGGAGCCGCGGCAGCCTGCGCGTACGCTATGCGTGCTCCCGGTGCGACGCAGCCAACGGCGATTGCAGACAGGAGAGACGCAACCATTACCTTCTTCATGCAAAGCTCCTCAATACTTTGGTCATACGATGCTGCCGCCGGTGTCCCCGTCACTTGGTGCCGGGATCTTTCCCGCGGTCAGGAGTTTTGGTTGCAAAGGAGAACGACGTCAAGCCGCCCTCCGGTATCCCGCCGCATCCCGCCCGATGGCTGGCGCGGTACGAAAGAAAATCCTCTCGTCCGGAGGCCGATGATGCGGATTATAGAAAGCGCTTCCCCGACTTGCAAGTAGAGCCTCACACACGAGTATGGCACGCCTCTGCTCTTCGTCCTGCACTTTCCTCGACGCATCGGCAAACAACGTCCGTAGCCAGTCGAAATCCCCGCAATTATGCCCTCTTATCCACATTCGGCCCGGTTACGCTCCGTTGATTCCGCCCCACCCCAAGGCTACAGTTAATTCATACCCAGGCCCGTCCGCCGCGCCGTCTTTCTGCCGCCGGGCGACGCCCCAGTCACGAGGCACGATGCTCAAGCTCAAAAAGGTCCAGATACTTGGCTTCAAATCGTTCTGCGACCGCACGGAAGTCCAGCTCTCCGGCGAAGGCATCGCCGCCATCGTCGGCCCCAATGGCTGCGGCAAGTCCAACATCTCCGACGCCATCACCTGGGTGCTCGGCGAGCAGTCCGCCAAGAGTCTCCGCGGCATCAAGATGGAAGACGTCATCTTCGCCGGCACTCGCGACCGCAAGCCCACCGGCATGGCCGAGGTCTCCCTCACCCTCGTCGATCCCGAAGTCTACGACAGCAACTCTCCCGAGCCTGACGACGAAACCCTTGAAGCCCCCACGCCCATCACCGGCGACTGGGACGAGAGCCAGCTCCGTCAGCAACACGCCGCCGAGACCGAAGAAGCCGTAGCCGAGGCCCAGCCCGGCACCCTCATCGAAGGCGAAGCCAAACCCGCCCCCGCCTCAGAAGCCGACCCAAACGCCGAAGCGTCCCTCACCGAGAATCCCAACAACGTAGTCCTCAAGATCCGTCGTCGCAAGTTCGGCCGCGCCCCCATCCGCGCTGGCGAGCTCACCATCACCCGCCGCCTCTTTCGCTCCGGCGACTCCGAATACCTTCTCAACGGAAAGATCTGCCGTCTCCGCGACATTCAAGACATCTTCATGGGCACCGGCCTCGGCGGCGAGTCCTACGCCATCATCGGCCAGGAGCGCATCGGCCAGCTCCTCAGCTCCAAGCCCGCCGACCGCCGCGGAATCATTGAGGAGGCCGCCGGCATCACCCGCTTCAAGACCAAGAAGCGCCTTGCCGAACTCCGACTCGAATCCGCCCGTCAGAACCTCTCGCGCGTCAACGACATCTTCGAGGAAGTCACCAAGCAGATGGGCACCCTGAAGCGCCAGGCCGCCAAGGCCGAGCGCTATACTGCCATCCGCGACGAGCTCCGCACCCGCCTCCGCGTCGTCCTCGCCAGCCGCCTCTCCCAGCTTGACCACGAACTAGCCACCGCCACCACGGCCATCAGCACCCTCGCCACCCAGATCGACGCCCAGGCCGCCGACCTCGAAACGATGGACGCGCAGCACACCGAAGGCGTCCGCTCCGGCTACGCCCTCGACCAGCAGATTCGCGAGACCAACACCGCCGCCAACCAGTCCGCCGTCGAGCTCGAGCGCAGCACCGCCCGCGCCGCCGCCAACACCGACCGCGTCGCCGAGCTCACCAGCCGCCTCGCCCAGGGCCAGGACGACCTCGCCGCCGCCCGCGCCCAACTCGCCACGCTCGCCGGAGACCTCGAGCAGCACCGCGCCTTCGCCGAAACAGCAAGCGCAGAATCAGGCGAATCGCGCGCCGAAGCCCAGCGCCAGCAGCAGCTCGCCCAGGAAGGCGTCCGCGCCCTCGCCTCCGCCGAGCAGCAGGCCGAGCAGAACCGCCGTGCCATCATGCAGCTCGTCCAGCGTATCTCCCAGACGCGCAACGAAGAGACCCAGGCCGCCGCCGCCCTCGCCGGTCTCGAGCGCGAGTCCGAGCGCCTCCTCACCGAGTCCGACCACGCCCGCCAGGAACTAGCCACCCTCGGCCTCCAGCGGGGCCAGGTCAAGCTCAGCTTCGAAGACGTCACCGACCGCCTCAAGCGCCTCGAGTCCGAGATCTCCAGCTACCGTGCCCAGCTCGACCAGGCCCGTCAGCAGGAGGGCCAGAGCAAGCGCAAGGGCGACCAGCTTCGCGGAGAACAGGCTACCCTCAACGGTCGCCGCAACGCCCTAGAGTCCCTCATCCGCGAGCACTCCTACTCGACCGACACCGTCCGCAACATCTTCCGTGCCCACACCAACCGCGCGAAGCAGAACCCCGGAGCCCCGTCGGCCGCCCCCGTCGGCACCCTCGCCGACTTCCTCGAGGTCGACGGCAAGTACGAAAAGATCGTCGACGAGTTCCTCCGCGACGAGTTGAACTACATCGTCGTCCGCAACTGGGAGGATGCCGACACCAGCGTCCAGCTCCTGCAAAAAGAAGTAGCCGGCCGCGCCACCTTCCTCATCACCACGAACGAGGGTGCCCCACCTTCGACGCCAGCTTCATCGTCGTCTAAGGTGGGTTCCCCGAATGTTCCCGAAGCCGAGGGCCTCATCCCTCTCCGCGACTGCATCCGCATCAACCCGCCCGCGGACGCTCCCAACTTCGCCGCAAACATAGAATCCATCCTCCCCAAGCTCTCGAACGGCTACATCACCCCCGACACCGAAACCGCCCGCACCCTCGCCGTCCAATATCCGGACGCCTACTTCCTCTCCCCATCGGGAGAATCCTTCCAGCACCTCACCGTCACAGGCGGACGCCCCTCAGCGCAAGGCCCGCTCGCCCTCAAGCGCGAACTCTCCGAAGTCCAGTCCAAGGTAGACGCCGCGCAGAAGGCCCTCGCCGGGACCGACAAACAGACCACCGATCTCCAGCACCAGATCGCCGATCTCAACACCGAGATCGAAAATCGCAACCACGACCGCCGCGACGCCGAGCGCGAATCCGCCAACTCCGGAGCAGCCCTCCGCCAGATGGAATCCGAGGTCGCCCGCCTCGAACGCCGCCTCCAGGATTGGTCGATCACCACGGAACGCAACAAGGATGCCCGCAATCAAAAGTCGGACCTCATCGCCCGCCGCCAGCAGGATGCTGAAGCCCTCGAAGTCGAGCGGACCGCCCTCGAAGTCAAGCTAGGCGACGTCCAGTCCCAGCTTGAAGAGCTCCGCAGCGAGCGCGAGCACCTCCAGCAGTCCGCCGCTGCCGCCTCAGCTGCCCTCGCCGCCCTCGAAGAGCGCCGCCGGAACGCCGCCGCCAACCTCGAGCAGACCACCCGCCTCTACAACGGCCAACAGCAGCGCATCCAGCAACTCGACCAGCAGCTCACCGCCGCCGCGTCCGAGAAGCTCCGCCGCGAAGAGGAGACCTCCGCCCTCGGCATCCAGCACGAGGAACTCTCCGAGACTCGCGCTCAGGCCGTCGCCACCGCCTCCCGTCTTTCGTCTGAAGCCACCCAGCTCCGCGCCGCTATGGCTGAACTCGACGCGAGGCTCCGCCACCTCCGCACCGAAACCGAGTCCCTCCGCGAGCAGCGCGCCAACCACACTGCTCGCGCCGCCCGCCTTACCTCTGACATCGAGCACATGGAGGCAACCAGCCTCAACGATCTTGGCCTCCCCGCCACCGATCTGCGCGCCGACACCACTATCGCCCGAATTGAAGGTGAAGCCCTTTCCTTTGAGGAAGAAGAGTCCCGTAACTTAAAGCAAAAGCTTGAGGCCATGGGCCCCGTTAACATGATGGCCCTCGAGGAATACAACGAGACCGCCGAGCGCCACGCCTTCCTGGAAACCCAACGCAAGGACCTCCTCGACTCCATTCAGAACACCCAGGAGTCCATCAAGGAGATCGACGACGTCTCCCGCGTCAAGTTCGAAGAGGCCTTCAAGGTCATTAACGATAACTTCTCCGTCACCTTCACCAAGCTCTTCGGCGGAGGCCAGGCGTTCATGAAGCTCACCGAGCCCGAAAATACCAACGAGTCCGGCATCGACATCGTCGCCAGCCCCCCGGGCAAGAAGCTCCAGAACATCCTTCTCCTCTCCGGTGGAGAAAAGGCCCTCACCGCCCTTTCGCTCCTCGTCGGCATCTTCCAGTTCCAGCCTGCCCCCTTCTGCGTGCTCGACGAAGTCGACGCCCCGCTCGACGAGACCAACGTAGGCCGCTTCGCCAAGCTCATCGCCGAGATGTCCGCGAACACCCAGTTCGTCGTCATCACCCACAGCAAACGCACCATGAGTCAGGCCGACGTCATCTACGGCGTCACCATGCAGGAGCCCGGCGTCAGCAAGATCGTCAGCGTCAACCTCGGAGCCACCAACCGCAACCGTCAGGACGACAACTCCCGCCGCGTAGCGTGAGAACTCAAGCCTAGGTGGGCGTTCGCAGCAGCAAGTAAGCTCCCGCGAACCCGAACAGCACATCCGGCGTCCACGCCGCCATCATTGGAGGCAGCGTATTCACATTCCCCATCGCCTCGAATGTATTCGAGATCACCCAGTAGAGAATCGCAATCCCAATCGCGGAGGCCATACCGGCCAGGCCTCCGCGCTTCCCCATCGAGAGCGCGAAAGGAATCGCCAGCGCCGCCATAATGAAGGTCATCAGCGGATAAGCCAGCTTGTGGTTGAGCTGCACCTTCAACCGCATCGTATCGAAGCCAGACTGCTTCAAGTCTGAGATGTAGCGTTCCAGCTCGCCATAACTCATCTCCTGCGATTGCAGATCTTCCTTCTTGAAGTAACCCGGCTGCTCGCGAATCTCCGGAAATGTAGCTCGATCGAATTTCTGATAGCCCGAGACCGTTTCACCCGCAAAGGTTCTCGTCCACCCGTTATCGAACACCCACCCATT
It encodes:
- a CDS encoding amidohydrolase family protein, yielding MYHATLRNRRRQGILASTLALSAIGLHAQAPPPAPTDFVIRNATVMTATHGTIDHGSVWVHAGKIAGVGPTVNAPSSAVVIDASGKYLTPGIIDPHSHSALGNDINEATSPVTPSMMMIDAFDNSDGALYQALAGGVTTELLLHGSANMIGGQAVVIKNKFGLSREAMLFPNAPRSIKFASGENPKRVYGGRDQLPSTRMGNFEIMRQSFEDAKNYIATQDAYQAKVVKGDKDAVAPKRDLKLEALADILRGKLLVQIHCYRADEFLTEEAIARQYGYKIRAFHHALEMYKVGDQIAPTGTAIATFADWWGYKDEAWDAIPWNATMSMREGVRVALKSDSNDYIRRLNQEAGKMIHYGGATEDEAIRMVTLNPAWIIGVDDKTGSIDTGKDADLVIWNVDPLSTYARAEKVYIDGDLFFDSSLPGFGTTHFHGVMHTSGFSGNDDEIGDGQ
- a CDS encoding amidohydrolase family protein; translation: MKNFKNTALALAAITLTGIVTAQTPKFTGPNLTTTDPPKIIAITGGKLLTITHGTIDNGVLILENGRITAVGTAGTAIPKGAQIFDAKGMTVYPGLFDAETHLGLTEVESDENSNDLAETSDEIMPQMRVVDAFHAETVRIPVQRINGVTTAIVAPASEDTIAGQDALIQLYGRDRNAMIVTPDIALAMNFIGDVRRKGSGRGASKFPSTRMGLASQLRQTFLDAQNYMAEQAAAAKPDHKGPPPKVDLKFEALIPYLKGEKPVVLAADESYEVEVAMSIAHEFHLKVILNHVTHAQDLLDTIASYKVSVIVGSIYSAPRPNERYDAVYSLPAELQKRGVKIAFSSLSDGPTSDSRNLPYAAGYAVAYGLPYDEAMKALTLNPAEMFGVADKQGSLDTGKVANVVIANGDPLDVRTSVQQVFIGGVPIPMTSRQTQLRDQYLPLSKTPTPK
- the smc gene encoding chromosome segregation protein SMC gives rise to the protein MLKLKKVQILGFKSFCDRTEVQLSGEGIAAIVGPNGCGKSNISDAITWVLGEQSAKSLRGIKMEDVIFAGTRDRKPTGMAEVSLTLVDPEVYDSNSPEPDDETLEAPTPITGDWDESQLRQQHAAETEEAVAEAQPGTLIEGEAKPAPASEADPNAEASLTENPNNVVLKIRRRKFGRAPIRAGELTITRRLFRSGDSEYLLNGKICRLRDIQDIFMGTGLGGESYAIIGQERIGQLLSSKPADRRGIIEEAAGITRFKTKKRLAELRLESARQNLSRVNDIFEEVTKQMGTLKRQAAKAERYTAIRDELRTRLRVVLASRLSQLDHELATATTAISTLATQIDAQAADLETMDAQHTEGVRSGYALDQQIRETNTAANQSAVELERSTARAAANTDRVAELTSRLAQGQDDLAAARAQLATLAGDLEQHRAFAETASAESGESRAEAQRQQQLAQEGVRALASAEQQAEQNRRAIMQLVQRISQTRNEETQAAAALAGLERESERLLTESDHARQELATLGLQRGQVKLSFEDVTDRLKRLESEISSYRAQLDQARQQEGQSKRKGDQLRGEQATLNGRRNALESLIREHSYSTDTVRNIFRAHTNRAKQNPGAPSAAPVGTLADFLEVDGKYEKIVDEFLRDELNYIVVRNWEDADTSVQLLQKEVAGRATFLITTNEGAPPSTPASSSSKVGSPNVPEAEGLIPLRDCIRINPPADAPNFAANIESILPKLSNGYITPDTETARTLAVQYPDAYFLSPSGESFQHLTVTGGRPSAQGPLALKRELSEVQSKVDAAQKALAGTDKQTTDLQHQIADLNTEIENRNHDRRDAERESANSGAALRQMESEVARLERRLQDWSITTERNKDARNQKSDLIARRQQDAEALEVERTALEVKLGDVQSQLEELRSEREHLQQSAAAASAALAALEERRRNAAANLEQTTRLYNGQQQRIQQLDQQLTAAASEKLRREEETSALGIQHEELSETRAQAVATASRLSSEATQLRAAMAELDARLRHLRTETESLREQRANHTARAARLTSDIEHMEATSLNDLGLPATDLRADTTIARIEGEALSFEEEESRNLKQKLEAMGPVNMMALEEYNETAERHAFLETQRKDLLDSIQNTQESIKEIDDVSRVKFEEAFKVINDNFSVTFTKLFGGGQAFMKLTEPENTNESGIDIVASPPGKKLQNILLLSGGEKALTALSLLVGIFQFQPAPFCVLDEVDAPLDETNVGRFAKLIAEMSANTQFVVITHSKRTMSQADVIYGVTMQEPGVSKIVSVNLGATNRNRQDDNSRRVA